A portion of the Podospora pseudoanserina strain CBS 124.78 chromosome 2, whole genome shotgun sequence genome contains these proteins:
- the ubc7 gene encoding ubiquitin conjugating enzyme Ubc7/UbcP3 (COG:O; EggNog:ENOG503NW12) yields MATSTAHRRLLQEYRALTNNPPEGITAGPVTEDDLLHWEALIQGPEGTPFEGGVFAAELKFPRDYPLAPPTMKFLCDVWHPNVYPSGMVCISILHPPGDDPNHYEHASERWSPIQSVEKILISVMSMLAEPNDESPANVEAAKMWREKRGEYEERVREGVRKSLGL; encoded by the exons ATGgcaacctccaccgcccaccgccgcctcctccaagaaTACCGCGCCctaaccaacaacccccccgaAGGCATCACCGCCGGCCCCGTAACAGAAgacgacctcctccactgGGAAGCGCTGATCCAAGGCCCCGAAGGAACCCCCTTCGAAGGAGGCGTCTTTGCCGCCGAGTTAAAATTTCCGAGGGATTACCCCCTCGCGCCACCAACGATGAAGTTTCTGTGTGATGTTTGGCATCCTAATG TCTACCCCTCCGGCATGGTCTGCATCTCAATCCTGCACCCCCCCGGCGACGACCCGAACCACTACGAGCACGCGAGCGAGCGCTGGTCCCCGATCCAGAGCGTGGAAAAGATCTTGATTAGCGTCATGAGCATGCTTGCTGAGCCGAACGATGAGAGCCCGGCGAATGTGGAGGCTGCGAAGAtgtggagggagaagaggggggagtatgaagagagggtgagggagggggtgaggaagagtttggggttgtga
- the SWA2 gene encoding auxilin-like clathrin-binding protein required for normal clathrin function (EggNog:ENOG503NZS2; COG:S), whose product MDDLVDLTWTAPDAGKKPAQQPTPISNPATSNLYPSLRPTPSPFNSGRNTPLSVQESGNAGARPPTAKPAQDSFSNLLNFGPAKSNANLSLKERQEQLEAEKRRKEEERRKQAQSSFGDGRFLDSLGRNLSGSQSSLRTPSPGLAPPPQIGTPTVQSGLRKGTNISEGDEDLFAAFNASTKVDNSSHYPPPASHTPSPAPGLDLSNPSAWGKPAAVAPTSGGFGDDDDDDPFGLNQLKPKSSTPAPPPPAGDDFDILGDLGKPVDQIKKKPTPAPTFSREPEPGKAIEDSSSDSEDDRPPPPPQPSRPSRPSDDPFDRAVAQLVDYGFTPENARRGLTESGAGLNVQAAVNWLLDDAHRQAKEQAKSKGQSGSREQPSRGGGERASSQSRNGGPAWAREEHASRNRDNQSPVSMVDGDFAKTAAAVGTSLFKTANSLWKTGQKKVQKAVAELQQDGDPNQPKWMRSAQDHSGGSARREPPDVTNEAAMLEGGGPPPRKTGRSGADSRPSSNAPSRDRSPALPVRPGSGAQEPKWQQGSRPVLDPRARLGRLAAEDEGAQAYVSPARRKKTTPQPQPAPAQPEEDLLFGASSAPKPRPTAPSRSPQPSPAPRPAAARSSPMPKPAPARPPRQIPPVSAIALQSSTQHRLQGTAHFKRGDYASAHASYASSLAAIPKEHPLAILLLCNRSLTALKTGEPRQAVEDADNAVKLIGPGRGEGEHVEVQSETGTTEKRDMRELYGKALTRKAEALEQMEKWADALAVWQTCVEAGLGGATAAAGRQRCQKALAPKPAPRPASAPARPRPAAATGHKSAEAVRRLREANQAAEKEGDEKFQLADKVDARIAAWRDGKRDNLRALLTSLDGVLWEGSGWKKVGLHELVMANKVKVVYMKAIAKTHPDKIAQDATTEVRMIAGTVFSTLNEAWDKFKAENKL is encoded by the exons ATGGATGATCTCGTTGACCTGACCTGGACAGCTCCCGATGCCGGGAAGAAGCCCGCGCAACAACCGACGCCGATCTCGAACCCCGCGACCTCCAACCTCTACCCTTCGCTGCGCCCGACTCCTTCGCCCTTCAACTCGGGGCGCAACACGCCGCTGTCAGTCCAGGAGTCCGGAAATGCTGGCGCCAGACCTCCCACCGCCAAGCCCGCGCAGGACAGCttcagcaacctcctcaactttGGCCCTGCCAAGAGTAACGCGAACCTGAGCTTGAAGGAACGGCAGGAACAGTTGGAGGCAGAGAAGCGcagaaaggaggaggagagaaggaaacAAGCCCAGTCGAGCTTTGGGGATGGACGTTTCTTGGACTCGCTGGGACGGAACCTCTCTGGATCCCAGAGCTCTTTGAGGACACCTTCACCAGGGCTAGCTCCACCGCCGCAAATAGGGACACCGACCGTACAATCTGGATTACGAAAGGGAACAAACATATcagagggagatgaggattTGTTTGCAGCATTCAATGCCAGCACCAAGGTCGATAACTCGAGCCACTACCCACCACCCGCTTCCCATACTCCTTCGCCCGCGCCAGGCTTGGACTTGAGCAATCCAAGTGCGTGGGGTAAGCCAGCAGCTGTGGCTCCCACTTCTGGAGGATttggtgacgacgacgacgacgacccgTTTGGGCTGAACCAGCTCAAGCCCAAATCAAGCACCCCAGCGCCCCCACCTCCTGCCGGTGATGACTTTGACATTCTGGGGGATCTGGGTAAGCCAGTGGATCAGATCAAAAAGAAGCCAACTCCAGCTCCGACATTCTCGCGAGAGCCCGAACCCGGAaaggccattgaagattcATCTTCGGATTCTGAGGATGaccgaccaccaccgccgccacaaccctcgagaCCATCCAGGCCATCGGATGATCCTTTTGACAGAGCGGTTGCTCAGCTGGTGGACTACGGATTTACCCCTGAAAATGCCAGAAGGGGGCTTACTGAAAGTGGGGCTGGGCTTAACGTTCAAGCAGCGGTAAACTGGCTTCTGGATGATGCCCACCGCCAGGCCAAGGAGCAGGCCAAGTCAAAGGGACAAAGCGGATCGCGAGAACAGCCCTCCAGAGGCGGTGGCGAGCGCGCTTCTAGTCAATCACGGAATGGTGGTCCTGCTTGGGCAAGAGAGGAGCACGCCTCAAGAAATAGAGACAACCAATCTCCCGTTTCCATGGTGGACGGTGACTTTGCGaaaactgctgctgccgtaGGTACCAGTCTTTTCAAGACGGCCAACAGCCTTTGGAAAACAGGCCAGAAAAAGGTACAGAAAGCCGTCGCCGAACTTCAGCAAGATGGTGACCCGAATCAACCGAAATGGATGCGGTCTGCCCAGGATCATTCGGGAGGGAGCGCCAGGAGGGAGCCGCCCGACGTCACGAATGAAGCCGCGATGTTGGAAGGTGGCGGGCCGCCCCCGAGGAAAACAGGAAGATCCGGTGCCGACAGTCGACCATCCAGCAACGCGCCATCGCGTGACAGATCTCCAGCCCTCCCGGTCCGGCCTGGATCGGGTGCCCAAGAACCAAAGTGGCAGCAAGGCTCCCGGCCAGTTCTCGATCCACGTGCCAGACTTGGCAGGCTTGcggccgaggacgagggtgcTCAAGCCTATGTCAGTCCAGCAcgcaggaagaagacgacaccacagccacagccagcACCGGCGCAGCCGGAAGAAGACCTGCTGTTTGGTGCCTCCTCAGCACCAAAGCCGCGACCCACAGCTCCATCTCGATCACCTCAACCGTCACCCGCCCCtcgtccagcagcagcccgtTCATCACCAATGCCCAAGCCAGCCCCTGCTCGCCCGCCACGTCAGATCCCTCCAGTATCAGCAATCGCCCTCCAGTCCTCCACCCAACACCGTCTTCAAGGCACCGCCCACTTCAAGCGCGGCGACTACGCATCTGCTCACGCTTCATACGCCTCCTCTCTCGCCGCCATTCCAAAAGAacaccccctcgccatcctcctgcTCTGCAACCGCTCCCTCACGGCCCTCAAAACAGGCGAACCCCGCCAGGCGGTCGAGGACGCCGACAACGCCGTCAAGCTCATTGGCCCGGGCAGGGGCGAGGGCGAGCACGTCGAGGTCCAAAGCGAAACCGGCACCACCGAAAAAAGAGACATGCGCGAGCTGTACGGCAAGGCCCTCACCCGCAAAGCGGAAGCTCTCGAGCAGATGGAGAAGTGGGCTGACGCCCTCGCCGTCTGGCAGACGTGTGTTGAggctggtcttggtggtgccaCCGCCGCGGCGGGAAGGCAACGCTGCCAGAAGGCGCTTGCGCCGAAACCCGCTCCGAGACCGGCCTCTGCCCCAGCTCGTCCGAGACCAGCGGCTGCTACCGGTCATAAAAGCGCCGAGGCTGTGAGGAGACTGCGGGAGGCGAATCAAGCTGctgagaaggaaggggatgagAAGTTCCAGCTGGCTGATAAAGTCGATGCGAGGATCGCGGCGTGGAGGGATGGCAAGAGGGATAACTTGCGGGCGTTGCTCACGAGCTTGGATGGTGtgttgtgggaggggagcgggtggaagaaggttgGGTTGCAtgagctggtgatggcgaacaaggtcaaggttgttTACATGAAGGCTATTGCTAAGACGCATCCTGATAAG ATTGCGCAAGACGCGACGACGGAGGTTAGGATGATTGCCGGGACGGTGTTTAGCACGCTGAATGAGGCGTGGGATAAGTTCAAGGCGGAGAATAAGCTGTAG
- a CDS encoding hypothetical protein (EggNog:ENOG503NZD3; COG:S): MKVTNSLAAVLASAGLSEAFWRMECRGRAGLARLDPIVAPGRVSQHAHAIFGSSGFSMNSGHAELAAGSCTSCAAVEDKSAYWSPQMYFKHEDGTFEEVTQAGGMLAYYLLNKDAGNPDKGVKAFPNGFRMVAGDSNRRNYSIGSRNFKDADPEKSLWAMLGETSQEDLAQRAVGFNCLDYNKTPEGALVRHYLPEKGYLDGNCPDGIRLELMFPSCWNGKDLDSANHKSHVAYPDLITDGWCPKGFDTKLPSLMFEIIYETNKFKGIPGEFVMANGDAQGFGFHGDFASGWDEEFLQDAVETCTDPSGLLSACPLFNLQSEDEQRQCQIELPEDLVNEKVTGKRGKSLPGDVPIRYGPAPANVQAPGADQTSHIPVPTVTYQPAESSAYQPGGIFNGDAPSSNSSSSSEEVKVTALAQPEPEPEPTPAPTPTPSEAPLPSGYELVRTEYVTNGKVVSKIVVIETVEYVMLAAATEIETVTVTATLDAQKARRGLNHLHRHRHAGSH; the protein is encoded by the exons ATGAAAGTCACAAACTCTCTCGCCGCGGTTCTCGCCTCCGCCGGCCTCTCTGAGGCCTTCTGGCGCATGGAGTGCCGTGGTCGCGCAGGCTTGGCCCGTTTGGATCCCATTGTCGCCCCTGGCAGGGTTTCTCAGCACGCCCATGCTATTTTTGGTTCCAGTG GTTTCTCCATGAACTCGGGACACGCTGAGCTCGCTGCTGGCTCGTGCACCTCGTGCGCCGCTGTCGAGGACAAGTCGGCCTACTGGTCTCCCCAGATGTACTTCAAGCACGAGGATGGCACCTTTGAGGAGGTCACACAGGCGGGCGGTATGCTCGCATACTATCTCCTCAACAAGGACGCTGGCAATCCAGACAAGGGTGTCAAGGCCTTCCCCAACGGCTTCCGCATGGTTGCCGGCGACAGCAACCGCCGCAACTACTCTATCGGCAGCCGCAACTTCAAGGATGCCGATCCCGAGAAGTCTCTATGGGCCATGCTCGGCGAAACGAGCCAGGAGGATCTCGCCCAGCGTGCTGTCGGCTTCAACTGCCTCGACTACAATAAAACCCCCGAGGGTGCCTTGGTGCGCCACTATCTCCCCGAGAAGGGTTACCTCGATGGCAACTGCCCCGACGGCATCCGTTTGGAGCTCATGTTCCCTTCGTGCTGGAATGGCAAGGACTTGGACTCGGCCAACCACAAGTCTCACGTCGCATATCCCGACCTTATTACGGATGGGTGGTGCCCCAAGGGATTTGACACCAAGCTTCCCAGTCTGATGTTCGAAATCATCTACGAGACCAACAAGTTCAAGGGAATCCCTGGCGAGTTTGTCATGGCCAACGGTGATGCTCAGG GTTTCGGTTTCCACGGTGACTTCGCCAGCGGCTGGGACGAAGAGTTCCTCCAGGATGCTGTCGAGACCTGCACTGACCCCAGCGGTTTGCTTTCGGCTTGCCCCTTGTTCAACCTTCAGAGCGAGGATGAGCAGCGCCAGTGCCAGATTGAGCTCCCCGAGGATCTTGTCAACGAGAAGGTCACTGGAAAGCGCGGCAAATCTCTTCCCGGAGATGTTCCTATCCGCTATGGGCCGGCTCCTGCTAATGTCCAGGCCCCAGGAGCGGACCAGACCAGCCACATTCCGGTTCCCACCGTCACCTACCAGCCTGCCGAGTCCTCTGCCTACCAACCCGGCGGTATCTTCAACGGCGACGCCCCCAGCTCCAACTCGAGCTCAAGTTctgaggaggtcaaggtcaCTGCCCTTGCTcagcccgagcccgagcctgAGCCGACCCCTGCTCCCACCCCTACCCCCTCCGaggctcccctcccctccggcTACGAACTGGTTCGCACCGAGTATGTCACCAACGGCAAGGTTGTCAGCAAGATTGTCGTCATCGAGACCGTCGAGTACGTCatgctggctgctgccaccGAGATTGAGACCGTCACCGTAACAGCCACTCTTGATGCCCAGAAGGCTCGCCGCGggctcaaccacctccaccgccacagGCACGCGGGATCGCACTAA
- a CDS encoding hypothetical protein (EggNog:ENOG503PHIW), whose amino-acid sequence MPPNNNPHPGSGSASQSLPPSSLNPLTSATGIVVMVLITTISLGLVIALLLLYLRKRKRSAQRRLAARLSGMPEIRAGDSTETERSHITTHAHQEGSRLQKWGSKEAFEVVEISAPSLASRFLFCGGRRGGGMLRRLTEEEEEEEERGLRKEREGGNKLSRSQSCAWPSEMKRLGEGDEKKAEGGLVNETTAAAGVELPKRSFFRGGSLKERRERGSWPVRELTGGLSRVHHTVHGYPSGGVSAWGRQQEEKEREIGLGSDKIRGYGCLRLGPGFADGAGRVLPEPPRAVVTGGQGGIVRSHTVGAMVGSCGQQQQQQQQQQPQVQPSVVPPPPPHRSLPQTPPRAVARRRSRAQSTDSTLSEILKSTEKRLRAGSATGGVGRGRHMRMGSLNARTVSMAGTSQECLLPKKGMGHKRQDSEVSAVSESDSLAGEESPTENPAGLTSPSRSGLVRKPAQEQPQQAERQVEMVIQSPRSSISSSLSTVFSEDEMPDEVKKAIMPLNGFVVAPQPAASVQAPAMNDPFITAPVPLPLSINRYSPSTTSVGLRQQPKTQGLFRESLERSTIQRRMTLASPTQDLILAPGPSVAPGSTLIQQQDDNIPRIPAGPLFLRLTKTSTLSTIPILPPPAAPGPVFSQHQQRRKTLSPTKTVSFADDLPRIHNVPRHSPTRPSKKPGIKMSPSQHQLQLSLSRNGNRDSACSTFSVDNAPASVLKRSAEVNNASFFANSLLFPDPLNLKSAATSPPPTTAAGSEGEGESEDEDDIPLADTVASLRRMNSQMSTSSVTSLHNENPKRFSGTLQNFQKRKSIGARNYLSLGGNVDTARRRKRSQSVANGGGGGGSHDRSNSQPALPQHRRRGSRGNGGGAMNASLSQTSLGSPRVSREVIPLAYPVEKRQEGWEWSGSVGAGNVSPPHKRRKPGSVHERRQSLLRMSVLETVTDSSPEVVGGGGGNKENDGEGGPFKLPVREEFTFHSGYAGLGGGVSLGQFGTPSRRARGTGTGRNSVESLGLYDRQGFLITSPVRGGAGGGGNNNGGSPLRGLMVQQDRLQSSPSRLRV is encoded by the exons atgccaccaaacaacaacccccaccccggctccggctcaGCCTCCCAATCCctacccccttcctcccttaACCCCCTAACCTCGGCCACAGGAATAGTAGTCATGGTCCTCAtaaccaccatctccctcggcctcgtaatcgccctcctcctcctctacctcCGCAAGCGCAAACGCTCCGCCCAGCGCAGACTCGCCGCCCGCCTAAGCGGCATGCCTGAGATCCGCGCTGGTGACTCCACAGAAACTGAACGGtcacacatcaccacccatgCCCATCAAGAGGGTAGCAGACTCCAAAAATGGGGAAGCAAGGAAGCGttcgaggttgttgagattAGTGCGCCGAGTCTAGCGA GTCGCTTCCTGTTttgtggggggaggagaggaggggggatgttgaggcggttgacggaggaggaggaggaggaggaggagaggggtttgagaaaggagagagagggggggaacAAACTTTCGAGGAGCCAGTCGTGTGCTTGGCCTAGtgagatgaagaggttgggcgagggtgacgagaagaaggcggagggggggttggtgaacGAAACGACTGCTGCCGCGGGGGTTGAGCTGCCTAAACGGAGTTTCTTCCGGGGCGGGTCGTTGAAggaaagaagggagagggggtcCTGGccggtgagggagttgaccGGGGGGTTGTCGAGGGTTCATCACACCGTTCATGGGTATCCTTCCGGCGGTGTGTCTGCGTGGGGacggcagcaggaggagaaggagagggagattggGCTTGGGAGTGATAAGATCAGGGGGTATGGGTGTTTGAGGTTGGGGCCTGGGTTTGCTgatggggcggggagggtgttgcctGAGCCGCCTAGGGCTGTTGTCACGGGGGGACAGGGGGGAATTGTGAGGAGTCATACTGTTGGGGCTATGGTTGGGAGTtgtgggcagcagcagcagcagcagcagcaacaacaacctcaagtGCAGCCGAGCGTtgttccccctcctccgccgcatcGGTCGCTGCCTCAGACACCGCCGAGGGCTGTCGCGAGGAGGCGGTCGAGGGCGCAGAGTACCGATTCGACATTGTCGGAGATTTTAAAGTCGACGGAGAAGAGGCTGAGGGCCGGGAGTGCgactggtggtgttggtcgaGGAAGGCATATGAGGATGGGGTCCTTGAATGCTCGAACCGTGTCGATGGCGGGCACGAGTCAAGAGTGCTTGCTGCcgaagaaggggatgggCCACAAACGACAGGACTCTGAGGTGTCGGCCGTGTCTGAGTCTGATAGCTTGGCTGGTGAGGAGAGCCCGACTGAGAACCCGGCTGGACTGACGTCGCCCAGTCGCAGTGGGCTGGTTCGAAAGCCAGCGCAGGAACAGCCCCAACAGGCAGAAAGGcaggtggagatggtgatcCAATCGCCGAGAagctccatctcctcctcgctgtcgACAGTCTTCAGTGAGGACGAGATGCCAGATGAGGTCAAAAAGGCAATCATGCCATTAAATGGCTTTGTCGTTGCACCCCAGCCCGCCGCCAGTGTCCAAGCGCCTGCCATGAACGACCCTTTCATCACGGCGCCAGTTCCTCTGCCGCTGTCCATCAACAGATAttcccccagcaccacctcgGTTGGATTGAGACAACAGCCCAAAACCCAAGGTCTGTTCCGAGAAAGCCTCGAGCGGTCCACCATACAGCGCCGAATGACACTCGCAAGCCCAACCCAAgatctcatcctcgcccCGGGACCCAGTGTAGCCCCTGGCTCAACACTCATTCAACAACAAGATGATAACATCCCACGAATCCCAGCCggccctctcttcctccgcctcaCAAAAACCAGCACCCTCAGCAcaatccccatcctcccaccccccgccgcccccgGCCCGGTCTtcagccaacaccaacaacgccgcaagaccctctcccccaccaaaaccgTCTCCTTCGCCGACGACCTCCCCCGAATCCACAACGTCCCCCGCCACTCCCCCACCCGCCCATCCAAAAAGCCCGGCATCAAAAtgtctccctcccaacaccaactccaactctccctctcccgcaACGGCAACAGAGACTCGGCTTGCTCAACCTTTTCGGTGGACAACGCCCCGGCGAGCGTGCTCAAAAGATCGGCAGAGGTGAACAACGCCAGCTTTTTTGCCAACTCACTCTTGTTTCCTGACCCGCTCAACCTCAAGTCAGCAGCGacttccccaccaccaaccacagccGCCGGctctgagggggagggggagtcagaagatgaggacgacATCCCCCTGGCGGATACTGTCGCCtcgctgaggaggatgaactCGCAGATGTCGACTTCGAGTGTGACCTCGCTGCATAATGAGAACCCGAAGCGGTTTTCGGGGACTTTGCAGAATTTTCAAAAGAGGAAGTCGATTGGGGCGAGGAATTATCTTTCGCTTGGGGGGAATGTTGACACTGCgaggcggaggaagaggagtcAGTCGGTTGCCaatgggggcgggggcggtggttcGCATGATAGATCTAACTCCCAGCCTGCCTTGCCGCAGCATAGGAGACGGGGGAGTCGAGGGAACGGAGGTGGGGCGATGAACGCCTCACTCAGTCAGACCAGTTTGGGGAGTCCGAGGGTGAGTAGGGAGGTTATTCCGCTGGCGTATCCAGTCGAGAAGCGgcaggaggggtgggagtggaGTGGGAGTGTAGGGGCGGGGAATGTGTCGCCGCCGCAtaagaggaggaagccggGGAGTGTGCATGAGCGGAGGCAGAGTTTGTTGAGGATGAGTGTGTTGGAGACGGTGACGGATTCGTCGCctgaggtggtgggtggtggtggtggtaacaAGGAGaatgatggagagggaggaccGTTCAAGTTgccggtgagggaggagtttaCTTTTCATAGTGGGTAtgctgggctgggggggggTGTGAGTTTGGGGCAGTTTGGGACGCCGAGcaggagggcaagggggacagggacagggaGGAATAGTGTAGAGAGTTTAGGGTTGTATGATAGGCAGGGATTTTTGATTACTTCGCCTGTgaggggtggtgctggtggtggtgggaataATAATGGCGGGTCGccgttgagggggttgatggtgcaGCAGGATCGGCTGCAGAGTAGTCCttcgaggttgagggtttga